A genomic stretch from Desulfotignum balticum DSM 7044 includes:
- a CDS encoding phenylacetate--CoA ligase family protein, with protein MSHSEFWNPFLETLPRQKLEQLQLYKFKRIFSWAYQQSKFHRSLYDAAGITPDDIRTLDDVRKVPKVEKSMMQAIQNKDPFPYGDALCVPLEEVSTFRQTSGTTGQPVYQPDTWQDWEWWAECWAYILWSQGYRTSDRVFLPFGYNIFVAFWAGHYGAEKLGCEVVPGGVLDTQARILKIQELQATAMMATPTYVLRMADVAKNKLGIDPASLSIDKITCAGEPGAGIPATKKRMEAAFGAKVFDHSGATEIGAWSYECRHQPFGMHVNEAMFLVEIEDMETGEPITEPGIKGKMVITALDRMAQPCIRFDAKDVIQWDPDPCTCGRTFRLIKGGVIGRADDITKVKGVLLSPAAVEAVVRSFEALGDEYELIVERPGDVDHITLKVELKPGADRVQVESGLKDQLRLKTNLGYDLQFFEYGSLPRYKLKARRFKDLRKKDNL; from the coding sequence ATGTCACACAGCGAATTCTGGAATCCGTTTCTGGAAACCCTGCCCAGGCAGAAACTGGAACAACTGCAATTATACAAATTCAAGCGGATCTTCTCCTGGGCGTACCAGCAGTCGAAATTTCACCGAAGTCTGTACGATGCCGCCGGCATCACGCCGGATGACATCCGCACCCTGGATGATGTGCGGAAAGTCCCCAAGGTGGAAAAATCCATGATGCAGGCCATTCAGAACAAGGACCCGTTTCCTTATGGGGATGCCCTGTGTGTCCCCCTGGAGGAGGTTTCCACCTTCCGTCAGACTTCGGGCACCACGGGACAGCCGGTGTACCAGCCCGATACCTGGCAGGATTGGGAATGGTGGGCCGAATGCTGGGCTTACATTCTATGGTCCCAGGGATACCGAACATCTGACCGGGTGTTTCTGCCCTTTGGCTACAATATTTTTGTGGCGTTCTGGGCCGGTCATTACGGTGCGGAAAAACTGGGGTGCGAGGTGGTGCCCGGCGGGGTTCTGGACACCCAGGCACGCATTCTCAAGATCCAGGAGCTGCAAGCCACGGCCATGATGGCCACCCCCACCTATGTGCTGCGCATGGCGGATGTGGCGAAAAACAAGCTGGGTATTGATCCGGCATCTCTTTCCATTGACAAAATCACCTGCGCCGGGGAACCAGGGGCCGGGATCCCGGCCACCAAAAAGCGCATGGAAGCGGCTTTCGGCGCCAAAGTGTTTGATCATTCCGGTGCCACGGAGATCGGGGCCTGGTCCTATGAATGCCGGCACCAGCCCTTTGGCATGCATGTGAACGAGGCCATGTTCCTGGTGGAGATCGAGGACATGGAAACCGGGGAACCCATCACGGAGCCCGGCATCAAGGGCAAGATGGTGATCACGGCCTTAGACCGCATGGCCCAGCCCTGCATCCGGTTTGATGCCAAGGACGTGATCCAGTGGGATCCTGATCCCTGTACCTGTGGCCGGACGTTCCGGCTCATCAAAGGCGGGGTCATCGGACGGGCCGATGATATCACAAAGGTGAAAGGTGTTCTGTTGAGCCCGGCTGCGGTGGAAGCCGTGGTCCGGTCCTTTGAGGCACTCGGGGATGAGTATGAACTGATCGTGGAACGACCCGGGGATGTGGATCATATCACCCTGAAGGTGGAACTCAAGCCCGGTGCGGACCGGGTACAGGTTGAATCCGGATTGAAAGATCAGCTGCGACTGAAAACCAATCTGGGATATGATTTACAGTTTTTTGAGTATGGCAGCCTTCCCCGGTACAAGCTCAAAGCCCGGCGGTTCAAGGATTTGAGAAAAAAAGATAACCTTTAA
- a CDS encoding TRAP transporter substrate-binding protein: MRKSFSIFRIIFTTATLVLWGATLFAKPVTLTYSNFFPPTHVQSQLAQAWCDEVEKQTDGRVTVQYFPGQTLTKGTQNYDGVVSGLSDIGMCLFAYTRGRFPVMEAVDLPLGYDSGITATRVVNTVYEKLQPKELENTQVMYLHAHGAGLLHTSGKAIRTLEDFKGMKLRGHGTSAQMITALGGIPVSLPMPELYQSLQKNIVQGALYPIETNKGWRMGEVVDYLTLSTSIAYTSSFYVVMNKKKWAQIPDDLKPVIMEINQEWAKKHGQAWDDSDREGMEFLKSLDREVISLSDAEAARWQKAVAPVVETYIKKMNNNGFDGEKIVDLVKTTLAELKQ; the protein is encoded by the coding sequence ATGCGAAAATCTTTCAGTATTTTCCGGATCATTTTTACGACAGCCACCCTGGTGCTCTGGGGTGCGACTCTTTTTGCCAAACCTGTCACCCTGACCTATTCCAATTTTTTCCCGCCCACCCATGTGCAGAGCCAACTGGCCCAGGCCTGGTGCGATGAGGTTGAAAAACAAACCGACGGCCGGGTGACGGTGCAGTATTTTCCAGGACAGACCCTGACCAAGGGGACCCAGAATTATGACGGAGTGGTATCCGGGCTGTCTGATATCGGTATGTGCCTGTTTGCTTATACCCGGGGCCGGTTTCCGGTGATGGAGGCAGTGGACCTGCCATTGGGGTATGACAGCGGAATTACCGCCACCCGTGTGGTGAACACGGTGTATGAAAAATTGCAGCCCAAAGAGCTTGAAAATACTCAGGTGATGTATCTGCATGCCCACGGAGCCGGGCTGCTTCATACGTCAGGCAAGGCGATACGAACGCTGGAGGATTTCAAAGGCATGAAACTGCGGGGCCACGGCACTTCGGCCCAGATGATTACTGCTTTGGGCGGTATTCCGGTGTCCCTGCCCATGCCTGAACTGTATCAGAGCCTTCAGAAAAACATTGTCCAGGGGGCATTGTACCCCATTGAAACCAACAAGGGCTGGCGTATGGGGGAAGTGGTGGATTATTTGACTTTGAGCACTTCCATCGCCTATACGTCTTCTTTTTACGTGGTAATGAACAAGAAAAAATGGGCACAGATTCCGGATGACCTCAAACCGGTGATCATGGAAATCAATCAGGAATGGGCGAAGAAACATGGTCAGGCCTGGGATGACTCGGACCGGGAAGGCATGGAATTTCTGAAAAGCCTGGATCGGGAAGTGATTTCTTTGAGTGATGCCGAAGCGGCCCGGTGGCAAAAAGCCGTTGCCCCGGTGGTGGAAACCTATATCAAAAAAATGAATAACAATGGGTTTGACGGCGAAAAAATCGTGGACCTGGTCAAGACCACCCTGGCTGAACTGAAACAATAA
- a CDS encoding PAS domain S-box protein, whose product MKQSKFDVQRPDAEAEDRLPCRPDRKHALSVSETRYKIMVETMGDGLSEIDENQNTTYANDTLCRMWGRTRDEIIGVPVTRFVDEENRAVLMAQLEKRRQGERYAYEIVWTRKDGTKLHTLMTPTPYFDETGRFKGSFAVVTDISRQKKEKDLLEMRVQQRTRELEQKTRHLEEVNTALRVLLKKREQDRQRMEEQMMVNIRELIFPYIDRIRNTRMNERQSACLDVMAATLEDIVSPFLHNLPLAFLHLTPSEIQVANLIKHGKTTKEIAQMLTLSDKTIEFYRKRIRNKLGITNKKVNLRTFLGAGNRSEKES is encoded by the coding sequence ATGAAACAATCAAAATTCGACGTCCAACGGCCTGATGCGGAAGCAGAGGACCGCCTGCCGTGCAGACCGGACAGAAAACATGCCCTTTCGGTCAGTGAGACCCGGTACAAAATCATGGTGGAGACCATGGGGGACGGGCTGAGCGAGATTGATGAAAACCAGAACACCACCTATGCCAATGACACCCTGTGCCGCATGTGGGGCAGGACCAGAGATGAAATCATCGGTGTGCCGGTGACCCGGTTCGTGGATGAGGAGAACCGTGCCGTTCTCATGGCCCAGCTGGAAAAGCGCCGTCAAGGGGAACGCTATGCTTATGAAATTGTCTGGACAAGAAAAGACGGCACCAAACTGCATACGCTGATGACCCCCACGCCTTATTTTGATGAAACCGGCCGGTTCAAAGGCAGCTTTGCCGTGGTCACAGACATTTCCCGCCAGAAAAAAGAAAAAGACCTCCTGGAAATGCGGGTGCAGCAGCGAACTCGAGAGCTTGAGCAGAAAACCCGGCACCTGGAGGAGGTGAACACCGCCCTGCGGGTTCTGCTGAAAAAGCGGGAACAAGACCGGCAGCGCATGGAAGAGCAAATGATGGTGAATATCCGGGAACTGATCTTTCCTTATATCGACCGGATTCGCAACACTCGGATGAATGAACGTCAGTCCGCCTGCCTGGATGTCATGGCTGCCACCTTAGAGGATATCGTGTCCCCGTTTCTTCACAACCTGCCTCTGGCATTTCTCCATCTGACTCCGTCGGAGATTCAGGTGGCCAATCTGATCAAGCACGGCAAAACCACCAAAGAGATCGCCCAGATGCTGACGTTGTCTGATAAGACCATTGAGTTTTACCGGAAACGGATACGGAATAAACTGGGCATTACCAACAAAAAAGTAAATCTTCGGACTTTTCTGGGCGCTGGAAACCGGTCGGAAAAAGAATCATAA
- the gpmI gene encoding 2,3-bisphosphoglycerate-independent phosphoglycerate mutase, translated as MRKKPHMILIRDGWGFSPDEQYNAIAACNPHNHNTYIEKYPTALIHTSGEQVGLPEGNQGSSEVGHLNIGAGRIVFQNLVRISRAIKENKLKDNAAVKACIEHVKKFDSAVHLYGLVQDQGVHAHTDHLIGYLQVLKDAGVEAVYIHVISDGRDTPPKSAAAYIKPLEEWMDKHQFGCIASVTGRYFAMDRDNRWDRVRLFYDLLVKGVSDTPPFGDVSAAIEDAYDSDQADEFIKPRKTQKFKTVSDNDAVIFFNYRFDRAAEISKAFVKDDFNAFETQKIPHLFYLCTTEYYKDISHSRRAEVAVAFPLEKLFNLMGKVIADNHLHQLRIAETEKFAHVTYFFNGQQADLFPNEDRILVPSPKVATYDMQPEMSAYEVTDKLLKALDAQKYDFIVLNYANPDMVGHTGDFNATVRACKVVDECVGKVVDRVLENDGVVLLTSDHGNAETMVDPKTGGIQTAHTNNPVWLSIISNRPGLQKAHIRVREDGKLADLSPTMLDIMGIDIPGEMTGNVIYNKI; from the coding sequence ATGCGCAAAAAACCCCATATGATTTTAATACGGGATGGATGGGGATTTTCTCCCGATGAACAATACAATGCCATTGCCGCATGCAATCCCCATAACCACAATACCTATATTGAGAAATATCCGACAGCACTGATCCATACTTCCGGAGAACAAGTGGGACTCCCCGAGGGCAATCAGGGTTCCAGTGAGGTGGGGCATCTGAATATAGGGGCCGGCCGGATTGTTTTCCAGAATCTGGTGAGAATCTCCAGGGCAATAAAGGAAAACAAGTTAAAAGACAATGCAGCGGTGAAGGCCTGCATAGAACATGTAAAAAAGTTTGACAGTGCTGTGCATCTATATGGCCTGGTCCAGGATCAGGGCGTACATGCCCATACGGATCATTTGATCGGGTATCTGCAGGTTTTAAAAGATGCCGGCGTTGAGGCGGTATATATCCATGTGATTTCCGATGGCCGGGACACACCGCCTAAATCGGCGGCTGCATATATCAAACCCCTTGAAGAATGGATGGATAAACACCAGTTCGGGTGCATCGCATCTGTGACAGGAAGATATTTTGCCATGGACCGAGACAACCGATGGGACCGGGTGCGGTTGTTTTATGATTTACTGGTCAAAGGTGTCTCCGACACACCGCCCTTTGGCGATGTGTCTGCCGCCATTGAGGATGCTTATGACAGTGACCAGGCCGATGAATTCATAAAACCCAGGAAAACACAAAAATTTAAAACAGTCAGTGACAACGATGCCGTTATATTTTTCAATTACCGGTTTGACAGGGCCGCAGAAATATCAAAAGCATTTGTCAAAGATGATTTCAATGCCTTTGAGACCCAAAAGATCCCTCATTTGTTTTATCTGTGTACCACAGAATATTATAAGGACATTTCCCATTCCCGAAGAGCGGAAGTCGCCGTGGCCTTTCCATTGGAAAAGCTGTTCAATCTCATGGGAAAAGTGATTGCGGATAACCATTTGCACCAGCTGCGGATTGCCGAGACGGAAAAGTTTGCCCATGTGACCTATTTTTTCAATGGCCAGCAGGCGGATCTTTTCCCCAATGAAGACAGAATACTGGTCCCTTCACCCAAAGTGGCCACCTATGATATGCAGCCTGAAATGTCGGCATATGAGGTCACAGACAAGCTGCTTAAAGCACTGGATGCACAAAAATATGATTTTATTGTGTTAAATTATGCCAATCCGGACATGGTCGGCCATACCGGCGATTTTAATGCAACGGTCCGGGCCTGCAAAGTGGTGGATGAGTGTGTCGGAAAAGTGGTTGACCGGGTTTTGGAAAATGACGGGGTTGTGCTGCTGACGTCAGATCATGGGAATGCTGAAACAATGGTTGACCCAAAAACCGGCGGGATCCAGACCGCCCATACGAACAACCCGGTCTGGCTGTCCATTATTTCCAACAGACCCGGGCTGCAAAAAGCACATATCCGTGTTCGTGAAGACGGGAAACTCGCAGATCTTTCTCCCACAATGCTGGATATCATGGGGATTGACATTCCCGGAGAAATGACAGGAAATGTCATATACAATAAAATCTGA
- a CDS encoding rubrerythrin family protein produces the protein MKQMTQQNMINAFGGESMANMRYRHFAIQAQKENYPNVARLFEAVSHAEFIHAGDHYREIKHLNEGVVANSMGAFGPGDTAKNLGLAVDGETFEIEEMYPAYMEIAKLQEEKSAYRSFEWSYKTEKKHKELFEKAKKAVGNATDVQLDDVQVCKVCGYTLEGEAPDTCPVCNAQKKEFEKY, from the coding sequence ATGAAACAAATGACCCAGCAGAACATGATCAATGCCTTTGGTGGTGAAAGCATGGCAAACATGCGTTACCGGCATTTTGCAATCCAGGCCCAGAAGGAAAATTATCCAAATGTCGCCCGGTTGTTTGAAGCAGTCTCCCATGCGGAATTCATCCATGCAGGGGATCATTACCGGGAGATAAAACACCTGAATGAAGGGGTTGTTGCAAACAGCATGGGCGCTTTCGGCCCGGGGGATACAGCTAAAAACCTGGGCCTGGCCGTTGACGGTGAAACCTTTGAAATCGAAGAGATGTATCCCGCTTATATGGAAATCGCCAAACTGCAGGAGGAAAAAAGCGCGTACCGCAGTTTTGAATGGTCATATAAAACGGAAAAAAAGCACAAAGAATTGTTTGAAAAAGCCAAAAAGGCCGTGGGCAATGCCACAGATGTGCAGCTGGATGACGTCCAGGTATGCAAGGTGTGCGGGTATACACTGGAAGGCGAAGCACCCGACACTTGTCCGGTCTGCAATGCCCAAAAAAAAGAATTTGAAAAATATTAA